A segment of the Asinibacterium sp. OR53 genome:
AGTAAAGAAAGATAAGAAAGTATATGCCTGTTCAATGCACCCTGAAGTGACCAGTAACGAGGCTGGAAAATGTTCAAAATGCGGTATGGACCTGACACTTTCTCCCAAAGAAAAAATGAAAAGGGAAGTAATGAAAATATATTCCTGCCCAATGCATTCGGATGTTACAAGTAATAAACCCGGTAAATGCAGCAAATGCGGTATGGATTTAAAAGAGAAGGCAAACTAATGTTTCTATCCTTCCAAACTATTAAAATCAAGTTATGGTTCAAAAATTAATTGAACTGGCTTTACGTAACAGGCTTGTTGTTCTGCTGCTGGCAGGCGGCCTGTTTGCGTATGGCATTTACTCGGTCAAACAAAACCCTATTGATGCCATTCCCGATTTGAGTGAAAACCAGGTAATCGTTTTTACAGAGTGGATGGGTCGCAGTCCGCAGGTAATGGAAGACCAGGTGACGTATCCATTGGTGAGTAACCTGCAGGGTATTCCAAAGATTAAAAATATCCGTGGCACTTCCATGTTCGGGATGAGTTTCGTCTATGTGATTTTTGAAGATAATGTTGACATCTATTGGGCAAGAACAAGAGTATTGGAGCGGTTAAATTTTGCACAGCGTTTATTACCACAGGGAGTAACACCAACATTGGGCCCGGATGGAACCGGAGTTGGTCATATCTATTGGTATCACCTGGATGCACCTAAAATGAATTTAGGTGAACAAAGAGCTTTACAGGATTGGTACATCAAGTTTGCATTGCAAACTGTGCCGGGTGTGGCAGAAGTAGCATCCTTTGGTGGGTTTGAAAAACAATACCAGTTAGTTGTTGACCCGGTAAAATTGCAGTATTACAACATCTCTTTGATGGATGTAATGAATAAAGTAAAAGCAAATAACAATGATGTGGGCGGCAGAAAATTTGAAATGGCAGATATGGCTTATATCATTCGTGGCCTTGGCTATATCAAGAGCAAAGAAGATGTGGAGAATATTGCATTGAACAATTACAATGGTATTCCTGTAAGAGTAAAGGATATTGGCAGCGTACAAATGGGCGGCGATTTACGTCTCGGCATTTTTGATATGGATGGAAAGGGCGAAGTGGTTGGCGGCATTGTAGTAATGCGGTATGGCGAAAATGCCAACAAGGTAATTGAAGCGGTGAAAACGAAAATGAAGGAAGTGGAAAAAGGATTGCCTGACGGAGTAACCTTTAAAACATCTTACGACAGGAGCACATTGATACAAGAAGCTGTACAATCGGTGAAAGGTACATTGATAGAAGAAATGATTGCAGTATCTCTTATTGTTCTCATCTTTTTGTTCCACTGGCGCAGTGCTGTTATCATTCTTATTCAATTACCTATTTCTGTTGCTGCTGGTTTTATTTTTCTTGAACTCTTTGGCATCTCTTCCAACATTATGTCATTAACAGGCATAGCACTGGCTATTGGTGTGGTGGTTGATGATGGCATTGTAATGGTGGAAAATGCCTACCGGCATATCAGCGAAGCACAAACAGAAAAATTAAAGTCATCTAATAAAACATAAACATGGCAAAATGGTTTAAAAGAAATAAAGACCCTTTGACAGCAGAGGAAAGAAATGACATCATTGAAAAGTCGTCTAAACAGGTAGGCCCTGGTGTATTCTATTCAACCATCATTGTTGTTACTTCTTTTCTACCGGTGTTTTTGTTAACTGGTATGGAAGGAAAACTGTTCAGTCCCTTAGCCTGGACAAAAACTTTTATCCTGCTGATAGATGCCTTCCTGGCGATTACCTTAACACCTGTATTAATTTCTTTTTTCCTGAAAGGAAGGCTGAAGCCTGAGAGTGCTAACCCCATTACAAGAACACTGGAAAAAATTTACACACCAATCTTGAAATGGTGTTTGAAATGGCGCAAAACAACAATCGGTATCAACATTATTGCATTGACTGTTGGCATAATTATGATGACCCGTTTAGGTTCTGAGTTTATGCCGCCATTAGATGAGGGGTCGTTGTTATTCATGCCGGTTACATTGCCAGATGTTTCCAACTCTGAAGTAAAAAGATTATTACAGGTGCAGGATAAAATAATCCGTACTGTCCCCGAAGTTTCTCATGTATTAGGAAAGGCCGGACGGGCAAACACTGCAACAGATAATTCGCCAATCAGTATGATTGAAACCATCATTTTGCTAAAACCAAAAAATGAATGGCGAAAAGGAATGACCAAGGATGGTATCATTAATGAGCTTAATTCAAAAATGCAGATACCGGGTGTAACCAACGGATGGACACAACCGATTATTAATCGTATCAATATGCTTTCAACAGGTATCCGTACCGATGTTGGTTTAAAAGTATATGGACAAAACCTTGACAGCATTTATGCTTTTGCTCAAACAATAAAAAAACAATTGGAAGGGATTGATGGCGTAAAGGATTTATATGTGGAACCGATAACCGGTGGTAAGTATGTGGACATAGCAGTGAAGAGGGAAGAAATTGGCAGATATGGTTTAAGTGTGGATGATGTGAACACCGTAATTGAAAGTGCATTAGGGGGCATGAAACTTACTACAACTATTGAAGGCCGTCAGCGATTTTCCGTTAATGCAAGATACGGGCAGGATTTCCGTAACAACCTTGAATCATTAAAACGATTGCAGGTGCAGACGATGAACTTCGGTCCTGTTCCTTTAGAAGCAGTGGCAGATATAAAACTGAGTGATGGCCCGCCGATGATAAATTCAGAAAACGCTATGCTGAGAGGTACTGTTTTGTTTAATGTGAGAGAAAGAGATTTGGGAAGTACAGTAAAAGAAGCACAGCAGAAACTGAACCAGATGATAACAAAACTTCCCAAAGGTTATTTTCTCGAATGGAGTGGCCAATGGGAAAACCAGATAAGAGCTAACCGCACATTGAAAATGATTTTACCAATTGTACTCGTAATCATTTTTATGGTATTGTATTTTACTTATCATTCTTTTAAGGAAGCCATCACCACCATGATAACCGTCCCGTTTGCATTAATTGGCGGAGTGTTCATGGTTTATTTCTATGGTATCAATTTATCAGTAGCAGTCGCAGTTGGCTTTATTGCCTTGTTTGGAATGGCGATTGAAACCGCCATGCTCATGACCATTTACCTGAACGAAGCAATGAATAACATGGTAGCCAAACACGGCAATTCAAAATCAACATTAACTCCGGCTATCATCCGTGAGTTTGTAATTGAAGGTTCAGCAAAAAGGTTGCGGCCAAAACTGATGACTGTATCAGTCGGTCTGTTTGGCTTAATACCTATTCTTTGGGCAACTGGTGTGGGCAGTGATATTATGCGGCCAATTACCATTCCATTGATTGGCGGCACTATTACATCCACCATTTATGTATTACTTATTACTCCCGTCATTTTTGAAATGATTAAGGAACGGGAATTAAAACGCAAAGGCAAAATTGAATTAATAGATGTTAAAGAATAAACTACTACTCGTATTGTTTGCATCAGTGGTTGCTGGCAGCAGCCATTCGCAAACCTTAAAGCTGGATGCTGTTATTGACAGCATCAAATCATCACACCCGGTGGTGAAGATGTACGATAATGAAATCCGCTCAATAGATGAAGCAGCCAAAGGTGCAAGAAGCTGGATGCCGCCACAGGTGGGCATCGGTCAGTTTATGACGCCATATAATGTACGGTTATGGAGCAAAGATGGCAATACTCCGGGCATGGGTTCGGTAATGCTTTCTGGTGAGCAAATGTTCCCGAACAGGAAAAAACTGGATGCAGATGAAAATTATATGAAGGCCATGTCATCGGTGGAAAAAGAAAAAAAGAATGCAACACTAAATGAATTAATCAATGATGCAAAACAGTTTTATTATGAATGGATTATTCTGAAAAAGAAACTGGTGATACTCGGAGAGAATGAAAAGATTCTTGACTTCATGATTAAAAATGCCGAGATACGCTACAAGAACGGATTAGAAAAAATCAGCGCCTACTATAAAGCCAAAGCTGCATTGGGTGATGTGAAGAATATGCAACTGATGTTTGAGAACGATATCAAAGAAAAAAGAATCCGTATCAATGCACTCATGGGGAGGAATGCGATGATTTATTTTGACATTGATACTACTTATGCTTTATATGATTATTCAGGACTTGTGTTTGACAGTACGTTATTTTATACCAGCCGAAGCGACCTGAAATCATTGGATAAAGAAATCAACCTCACCCTGCTGAAACAGGAGACAGAAAGAGCAGCACTTAAACCGCAGTTCGGCATCCGTTATGATAATATGTTTGGGTTTGGCGGTCAGCCTTTGCAATATACCATTATGGGCATGGTACGAATTCCGATGGCTAAATGGTCTTCTAAGATGAACAAAGCAAATATTGAAAGCCTGAAATGGAAAACCAATGCAATACAATCGCAAAAGGAAATGATGGTAAACGAGTACAGTAGCATGGCTTATGGTATGCGAAATGAATTTGACCTGAAGAAAAAGCAATTGAAACTTTATGAAGAAAATATCATCCCTGCATTGCGGAATAACTATAAGACCATGCAGCTCGGCTATGAGCAGAATACGGAAGAATTATTCATGCTTTATGATGCATGGGAGACTTTAAATATGAAGCAACTGGAATTTGTGGAATTGCTTAACCAGGCATTGAGGCTCCAGGTAACTATTGAAAGATTAATTGAAAAGAAATGAAAAGACTAATTTTTTTGCTTTTAGTTGTTATGCTTTTTGGTGCATATTCCTGCAACAACAACAAAGACTCACATTCCCGGCACCAGCCGGAAGTTGTTAAGGATATGTACACCTGCCCCATGCCGGAAGACTCTGTATTCAGCGACAAACCGGGTAAATG
Coding sequences within it:
- a CDS encoding efflux RND transporter permease subunit — protein: MVQKLIELALRNRLVVLLLAGGLFAYGIYSVKQNPIDAIPDLSENQVIVFTEWMGRSPQVMEDQVTYPLVSNLQGIPKIKNIRGTSMFGMSFVYVIFEDNVDIYWARTRVLERLNFAQRLLPQGVTPTLGPDGTGVGHIYWYHLDAPKMNLGEQRALQDWYIKFALQTVPGVAEVASFGGFEKQYQLVVDPVKLQYYNISLMDVMNKVKANNNDVGGRKFEMADMAYIIRGLGYIKSKEDVENIALNNYNGIPVRVKDIGSVQMGGDLRLGIFDMDGKGEVVGGIVVMRYGENANKVIEAVKTKMKEVEKGLPDGVTFKTSYDRSTLIQEAVQSVKGTLIEEMIAVSLIVLIFLFHWRSAVIILIQLPISVAAGFIFLELFGISSNIMSLTGIALAIGVVVDDGIVMVENAYRHISEAQTEKLKSSNKT
- a CDS encoding efflux RND transporter permease subunit, whose translation is MAKWFKRNKDPLTAEERNDIIEKSSKQVGPGVFYSTIIVVTSFLPVFLLTGMEGKLFSPLAWTKTFILLIDAFLAITLTPVLISFFLKGRLKPESANPITRTLEKIYTPILKWCLKWRKTTIGINIIALTVGIIMMTRLGSEFMPPLDEGSLLFMPVTLPDVSNSEVKRLLQVQDKIIRTVPEVSHVLGKAGRANTATDNSPISMIETIILLKPKNEWRKGMTKDGIINELNSKMQIPGVTNGWTQPIINRINMLSTGIRTDVGLKVYGQNLDSIYAFAQTIKKQLEGIDGVKDLYVEPITGGKYVDIAVKREEIGRYGLSVDDVNTVIESALGGMKLTTTIEGRQRFSVNARYGQDFRNNLESLKRLQVQTMNFGPVPLEAVADIKLSDGPPMINSENAMLRGTVLFNVRERDLGSTVKEAQQKLNQMITKLPKGYFLEWSGQWENQIRANRTLKMILPIVLVIIFMVLYFTYHSFKEAITTMITVPFALIGGVFMVYFYGINLSVAVAVGFIALFGMAIETAMLMTIYLNEAMNNMVAKHGNSKSTLTPAIIREFVIEGSAKRLRPKLMTVSVGLFGLIPILWATGVGSDIMRPITIPLIGGTITSTIYVLLITPVIFEMIKERELKRKGKIELIDVKE
- a CDS encoding TolC family protein; this encodes MLKNKLLLVLFASVVAGSSHSQTLKLDAVIDSIKSSHPVVKMYDNEIRSIDEAAKGARSWMPPQVGIGQFMTPYNVRLWSKDGNTPGMGSVMLSGEQMFPNRKKLDADENYMKAMSSVEKEKKNATLNELINDAKQFYYEWIILKKKLVILGENEKILDFMIKNAEIRYKNGLEKISAYYKAKAALGDVKNMQLMFENDIKEKRIRINALMGRNAMIYFDIDTTYALYDYSGLVFDSTLFYTSRSDLKSLDKEINLTLLKQETERAALKPQFGIRYDNMFGFGGQPLQYTIMGMVRIPMAKWSSKMNKANIESLKWKTNAIQSQKEMMVNEYSSMAYGMRNEFDLKKKQLKLYEENIIPALRNNYKTMQLGYEQNTEELFMLYDAWETLNMKQLEFVELLNQALRLQVTIERLIEKK